The following coding sequences lie in one Kribbella sp. NBC_00709 genomic window:
- a CDS encoding NUDIX hydrolase, protein MSESQLPPPGTVRRRTTARVLPVRPDGKVLLLHGWDPLKPQTPYWFTIGGGVEAGETVGDAASRELREEVGIVLPADALGTPVATNTIEFEWGGCQIIQHQTFFAVAVDRVDVTFANQEELELQTISKHGWWYGDDLEATGQAAHVTIPGLLRQAADAITLRRAS, encoded by the coding sequence GTGAGCGAATCTCAGCTGCCACCACCAGGAACGGTCCGACGCCGTACGACGGCCCGCGTGCTGCCGGTGCGTCCGGACGGCAAGGTGCTGCTGCTGCACGGATGGGATCCGCTGAAGCCGCAGACGCCGTACTGGTTCACGATCGGCGGTGGCGTCGAGGCCGGCGAGACTGTCGGCGACGCGGCCAGCCGTGAACTGCGCGAAGAGGTCGGCATCGTGCTGCCGGCCGACGCGCTCGGCACGCCGGTGGCGACGAACACGATCGAGTTCGAGTGGGGCGGGTGCCAGATCATCCAGCACCAGACCTTCTTCGCGGTCGCGGTGGACCGCGTCGACGTGACGTTCGCGAACCAGGAGGAGCTCGAGCTGCAGACCATCAGCAAACACGGCTGGTGGTACGGCGACGACCTCGAGGCGACCGGTCAGGCCGCGCACGTGACGATCCCCGGTCTGCTCCGGCAGGCCGCCGACGCGATCACGCTGCGGCGCGCGTCCTAG
- a CDS encoding NAD+ synthase: protein MPQLRVALAQLNVTVGDIAGNADRIVAWTRNAVELGAHVVAFPELGLTGYPVEDLALRASFVDASQSGINDLAQRLADEGLGDVVVVCGYLDRASGTAMGVDRLGRPKGSPTNSAAVIHQGRVVTSAVKHHLPNYGVFDEFRHFVPGNTLQVIRIHGIDVALVICEDLWQDGGPVAATHEAGAGLLLVINSSPYEANKDDTRGDLVRRRAREAGCALAYVNLVGGQDELVFDGDSLVADADGKVFARAPQFEQGSMIVDLDLPAASGTPEGTHEGIEIVHTVLQEDPVPPYDAMEPVVAPHLSDEAEMYGAIVTGLRDYVLKNGFKSVLLGLSGGIDSSLVAAIACDAIGAEHVFGISNPSVYSSDHSKDDAAELAARTGLNYRVVPIQPMVQPFLDTLGLTGLAEENLQARVRAVIWMGLSNADGHLVLACGNKSELSVGYSTIYGDAVGGYAPLKDVPKTLVWRLAKWRNADAKEKGQQPPIPENSIVKPPSAELRPGQQDTDSLPPYDLLDDMLDDYVEQDRGSAELVAAGFDTELVTKVIQLVDRAEYKRRQYPPGPKITHKAFGRDRRLPITNAWREDARKAAEH, encoded by the coding sequence GTGCCTCAACTCCGAGTGGCTCTTGCTCAGCTCAACGTGACCGTGGGTGATATCGCCGGCAACGCGGACAGGATCGTCGCGTGGACCCGGAACGCGGTCGAGTTAGGCGCGCACGTGGTGGCCTTTCCGGAGCTCGGGCTGACCGGGTACCCGGTGGAGGATCTGGCGCTCCGCGCGTCGTTCGTGGACGCGTCGCAGAGCGGGATCAACGACCTCGCCCAGCGGCTCGCCGACGAAGGGCTCGGCGACGTCGTCGTGGTCTGCGGGTACCTCGACCGAGCGAGCGGTACGGCGATGGGCGTCGACCGCCTCGGCCGCCCGAAGGGCTCCCCCACCAACTCCGCCGCGGTGATCCACCAAGGCCGGGTCGTCACCAGCGCGGTGAAGCACCATCTGCCGAACTACGGCGTCTTCGACGAGTTCCGGCACTTCGTCCCCGGCAACACGCTCCAGGTGATCCGGATCCACGGCATCGACGTCGCGCTGGTGATCTGCGAGGACCTCTGGCAGGACGGCGGCCCGGTCGCCGCCACCCACGAAGCCGGTGCGGGCCTCCTGCTCGTCATCAACAGCTCGCCGTACGAGGCGAACAAGGACGACACCCGCGGCGACCTGGTACGCCGCCGCGCCCGCGAGGCCGGCTGCGCGCTCGCGTACGTCAACCTGGTCGGCGGTCAGGACGAGCTCGTCTTCGACGGCGACTCGCTGGTGGCCGATGCCGACGGCAAGGTGTTCGCCCGCGCGCCGCAGTTCGAGCAGGGCAGCATGATCGTCGACCTGGACCTCCCGGCCGCCTCGGGTACGCCGGAAGGCACCCACGAAGGCATCGAGATCGTCCATACCGTGCTGCAGGAAGACCCGGTGCCGCCGTACGACGCGATGGAGCCGGTGGTCGCGCCGCACCTGTCCGACGAGGCCGAGATGTACGGCGCGATCGTGACCGGCCTGCGCGACTACGTGCTGAAGAACGGCTTCAAGTCGGTCCTGCTCGGGCTGTCCGGCGGCATCGACTCGTCGCTGGTCGCCGCGATCGCCTGCGACGCGATCGGCGCCGAGCACGTCTTCGGGATCTCCAACCCGAGCGTCTACTCCAGCGACCACTCCAAGGACGACGCCGCCGAGCTCGCCGCACGGACCGGCCTGAACTACCGGGTGGTGCCGATCCAGCCGATGGTGCAGCCGTTCCTCGACACGCTCGGCCTGACCGGACTGGCCGAGGAGAACCTGCAGGCCCGCGTCCGCGCGGTGATCTGGATGGGCCTGTCGAATGCCGACGGCCACCTGGTGCTTGCCTGCGGCAACAAGTCCGAGCTGTCCGTCGGCTACTCCACCATCTACGGCGACGCGGTCGGCGGGTACGCACCGTTGAAGGACGTCCCGAAGACGCTGGTCTGGCGGCTCGCGAAGTGGCGGAACGCGGACGCCAAGGAGAAGGGGCAGCAGCCCCCGATCCCGGAGAACTCGATCGTCAAACCCCCGTCGGCCGAGCTTCGCCCGGGGCAGCAGGACACCGACTCGCTGCCGCCGTACGATCTGCTCGACGACATGCTGGACGACTACGTCGAACAGGACCGTGGCAGTGCGGAACTCGTCGCTGCCGGGTTCGACACCGAACTGGTCACGAAGGTGATCCAGCTCGTCGACCGCGCGGAGTACAAGCGCCGGCAGTACCCACCGGGCCCGAAGATCACGCACAAGGCCTTCGGCCGGGACCGCCGGTTGCCGATCACGAATGCATGGCGTGAGGACGCACGAAAGGCAGCCGAGCACTGA
- a CDS encoding helical backbone metal receptor — translation MNSVYDDVGNVIELPAEVRRVVSIVPSLTESIAVTHPSLIVGATDWCTHPADLDVVRVRGTKNPDVDRIGELAPDVVVANAEENRAADLDALRDRGIAVWVTAPATVPESLDSLDRMLSAIVGDVPAWLVRAREVWSSPYDGMRRRAVIPIWRRPWMALGRDTFAGDLLARIGIDNILRDSGERYPRFDPDALPEYDIVVLPDEPYAFSRTDGPEAFAKPARCISGRHLTWYGPSLVEARDVLSGQLA, via the coding sequence ATGAACAGCGTGTACGACGACGTCGGCAACGTGATCGAACTGCCTGCCGAAGTACGTCGTGTGGTCAGCATCGTGCCGTCGTTGACGGAGTCGATCGCGGTCACGCATCCGTCGTTGATCGTTGGTGCGACCGACTGGTGTACGCATCCCGCGGACCTCGACGTCGTACGTGTTCGCGGTACCAAGAATCCTGACGTCGACCGCATCGGCGAACTCGCACCGGACGTCGTCGTAGCGAACGCGGAGGAGAATCGCGCGGCCGATCTCGACGCGTTGCGCGACCGCGGAATCGCGGTGTGGGTGACGGCGCCGGCAACGGTCCCCGAATCACTCGACTCACTCGACCGCATGCTGTCGGCGATCGTCGGCGACGTGCCCGCGTGGTTGGTGCGAGCGCGCGAAGTGTGGAGTTCGCCGTACGACGGAATGCGCCGGCGGGCCGTGATACCGATCTGGCGGCGGCCGTGGATGGCGTTGGGGCGGGACACGTTCGCGGGTGATCTGCTCGCGCGGATCGGCATCGACAACATCCTGAGAGATTCCGGCGAGCGTTATCCACGGTTCGATCCGGACGCGTTACCGGAGTACGACATCGTCGTGCTCCCGGACGAGCCTTATGCCTTTTCCCGCACCGATGGTCCGGAGGCGTTCGCCAAACCCGCACGCTGCATCTCGGGCCGCCATCTCACCTGGTACGGCCCGTCGCTGGTCGAGGCGCGCGACGTGCTGAGCGGACAGCTGGCGTGA
- a CDS encoding AAA family ATPase, with translation MKQIIAFTGLPGTGKSTLAEALATETGAGAGWKGAGVGYPGGTKWGGITSSGC, from the coding sequence GTGAAACAGATCATCGCGTTCACCGGGCTGCCGGGCACCGGCAAGTCCACGCTGGCCGAGGCACTCGCCACCGAAACCGGCGCCGGCGCCGGCTGGAAGGGCGCCGGCGTGGGATACCCGGGTGGCACGAAGTGGGGTGGGATCACGTCGAGCGGATGCTGA
- a CDS encoding GNAT family N-acetyltransferase, with the protein MHDEALTRWQRGWSASRGWTDYQQVDDVTVVRVDEPERRVQYVASEENATAAAHLALTDCHPPGTSWLAIATDDPDRLAAGLKPLEPVRTEWLMTISLADQASYPVPPPYILEVSATPSVIDVQICGYGEVAASGRMAVLHTGAVADLITTEPAHRRRGLARAVMTALAHAARSHPTTTAHLSASPTGRALYESLGWTTVTPLLVARTAGTPT; encoded by the coding sequence ATGCACGACGAAGCCTTGACGCGCTGGCAACGCGGGTGGTCCGCGTCGCGCGGTTGGACCGATTACCAGCAGGTCGACGACGTCACCGTCGTCCGCGTCGACGAACCGGAGCGGCGGGTCCAGTACGTCGCCAGCGAGGAGAACGCGACCGCGGCCGCCCATCTCGCGCTGACCGACTGCCATCCGCCCGGCACGTCCTGGCTGGCGATCGCCACCGACGACCCGGATCGCCTCGCCGCCGGCCTCAAACCGCTCGAGCCGGTCCGCACGGAGTGGCTGATGACGATCAGCCTGGCCGACCAGGCGTCGTACCCGGTGCCGCCGCCGTACATCCTCGAGGTGTCCGCGACGCCTTCCGTGATCGACGTACAGATCTGCGGGTACGGCGAGGTCGCCGCCAGCGGCCGGATGGCCGTACTCCACACCGGCGCAGTCGCCGACCTGATCACCACCGAGCCGGCCCATCGCCGCCGCGGCCTGGCCCGAGCCGTCATGACCGCCCTTGCCCACGCCGCCCGCTCCCACCCAACCACCACCGCCCACCTATCCGCCTCCCCCACCGGCCGCGCCCTCTACGAGTCCCTAGGCTGGACCACAGTCACTCCCCTCCTCGTCGCCCGGACGGCAGGAACTCCGACGTGA
- the map gene encoding type I methionyl aminopeptidase, protein MSILTPGHISPRRAVPASIPRPEYVDKPAPTPFDGSYVTAPELLEKMRVASKLAARALQAVGAAAKPGVTTDELDAVGHEYLIERDAYPSTLGYRGYPKSLCTSVNEVICHGIPDDRPLENGDIVNVDITAYLDGVHGDTNATFLVGDVAEESRLLVERTLEALNRGIKAVKPGRQVSIIGRVIESYAKRFGYGVVRDFTGHGISTSFHSGLIIPHYDDERFDDVIEPGMTFTIEPMLTLGTYEYDLWDDGWTATTKDKSRTAQFEHTLVVTDTGAEVLTLP, encoded by the coding sequence ATGTCGATCCTCACCCCCGGCCACATCTCGCCGCGCCGCGCCGTCCCCGCCTCCATCCCGCGCCCGGAGTACGTCGACAAGCCGGCGCCGACACCGTTCGACGGTTCCTACGTGACGGCGCCCGAACTGCTCGAGAAGATGCGGGTCGCGAGCAAACTCGCCGCGCGGGCGTTGCAGGCCGTCGGCGCGGCGGCCAAGCCAGGCGTGACGACGGACGAGCTGGACGCGGTCGGCCACGAGTACCTGATCGAGCGCGACGCGTACCCGTCGACGCTCGGCTACCGCGGCTACCCGAAGTCGCTGTGCACGTCGGTCAACGAGGTCATCTGCCACGGCATCCCCGACGACCGCCCGCTCGAGAACGGCGACATCGTCAACGTCGACATCACGGCGTACCTCGACGGTGTGCACGGCGACACCAACGCGACGTTCCTGGTCGGCGACGTCGCCGAGGAGAGCCGGCTGCTGGTCGAGCGCACGCTGGAGGCGCTGAACCGCGGCATCAAGGCGGTCAAGCCCGGCCGGCAGGTGAGCATCATCGGCCGCGTGATCGAGTCCTACGCCAAACGCTTCGGGTACGGCGTCGTCCGCGACTTCACCGGCCACGGCATCTCGACGTCGTTCCACTCCGGCCTGATCATCCCGCACTACGACGACGAACGCTTCGACGACGTGATCGAGCCCGGCATGACATTCACCATCGAGCCGATGCTGACGCTGGGCACCTACGAGTACGACCTGTGGGACGACGGCTGGACCGCCACCACCAAGGACAAGTCCCGCACAGCCCAGTTCGAACACACCCTGGTAGTCACCGACACGGGCGCCGAAGTACTCACTCT
- a CDS encoding alpha/beta hydrolase: MRIRRLIVAAGVSFALVGGVISSIPAASAVPSGTSSPSTSKPASYTPPPVQWGACTNPTLVSRGAECGYVVVPLDYDHPSGTKIQLAVSRVKHKTPDAQAQGPMLVNPGGPGGSGLIYAIFGEFVPNGAGDAYDWIGFDPRGVGSSKPALSCIPDYAGYNRPLYVPVTPKLEQIWIQRSKAYAKACNSAQHALLGHLTTLDSVRDMESIRKALDAPQINYYGFSYGTYLGQVYGTLYPNRFRRVIFDGVVDATRVWYQANLDQDIAFNKSVKVFFAYVAAHNSTWHLGTTERVVEARYYAELRKLVGHPADGKIGPDEWNDIFTQAAYYVYGWVDVANAFASWVHDGDAAPLVDLYGGPPFDDNGYAVYLGVSCTDAKWPTNWNTWRRDNWSIYAKAPFLTWNNAWFNAPCAFWPAKAGNPVKVDGRHVQGALLINETLDAATPYSGALQTRKTFPNSVLIEGVGGTTHAGSLSGVTCTDDLIVAYLQTGALPARQPGNHSDVKCPPVPAPQPDTALASAAKASSGASALRQELRSTVGPSVRSSIPRAAG; encoded by the coding sequence ATGAGAATTCGTCGATTGATTGTTGCCGCAGGCGTCTCGTTCGCGCTGGTTGGTGGAGTAATCAGCTCCATTCCGGCCGCGAGCGCCGTACCGTCCGGAACATCCAGCCCGTCCACTTCGAAGCCGGCGAGCTACACGCCACCGCCGGTGCAATGGGGTGCCTGCACAAATCCGACTCTGGTCAGCCGGGGCGCGGAATGCGGGTACGTCGTCGTACCACTCGACTACGACCATCCGAGCGGGACGAAGATCCAGCTCGCGGTGTCCAGGGTCAAACACAAGACACCCGACGCGCAGGCGCAGGGTCCGATGCTGGTGAACCCGGGCGGACCGGGCGGTTCCGGATTGATCTACGCGATCTTCGGTGAGTTCGTGCCGAACGGCGCCGGCGACGCGTACGACTGGATCGGTTTCGATCCGCGCGGTGTCGGTTCGAGCAAGCCCGCGTTGAGCTGCATCCCGGACTACGCCGGCTACAACCGTCCGCTGTACGTCCCGGTCACACCGAAGCTCGAGCAGATCTGGATCCAGCGGTCCAAGGCGTACGCGAAGGCCTGCAACAGTGCACAGCACGCGCTGCTCGGCCATCTCACCACGCTCGACTCGGTCCGCGACATGGAGAGCATCCGCAAGGCGCTCGACGCACCGCAGATCAACTACTACGGGTTCTCCTACGGCACGTACCTCGGCCAGGTGTACGGCACGCTGTACCCGAACCGCTTCCGCCGCGTCATCTTCGACGGCGTCGTCGACGCGACCCGCGTCTGGTACCAGGCCAACCTCGACCAGGACATCGCGTTCAACAAGAGCGTCAAGGTGTTCTTCGCGTACGTCGCCGCGCACAACTCCACCTGGCATCTCGGCACCACCGAGCGTGTGGTCGAGGCCCGGTACTACGCCGAACTGCGCAAACTCGTCGGCCATCCCGCCGACGGCAAGATCGGGCCGGACGAGTGGAACGACATCTTCACCCAGGCCGCGTACTACGTGTACGGCTGGGTGGACGTGGCGAACGCCTTCGCATCGTGGGTCCACGACGGTGACGCCGCTCCCCTGGTCGACCTGTACGGCGGCCCGCCGTTCGACGACAACGGGTACGCCGTCTACCTCGGAGTGTCCTGCACCGACGCGAAGTGGCCGACCAACTGGAACACCTGGCGCCGTGACAACTGGAGCATCTACGCCAAGGCGCCGTTCCTGACCTGGAACAACGCCTGGTTCAACGCCCCGTGTGCCTTCTGGCCCGCGAAGGCCGGCAACCCGGTGAAGGTCGACGGCCGTCACGTTCAGGGCGCCCTGCTCATCAACGAGACGCTGGACGCGGCTACGCCGTACTCGGGCGCCTTGCAGACGCGCAAGACGTTCCCGAACTCGGTCCTCATCGAAGGTGTCGGCGGTACCACGCACGCGGGCTCGCTGTCCGGCGTGACCTGCACCGACGACCTCATCGTGGCGTACCTGCAGACCGGCGCACTTCCGGCTCGTCAGCCAGGCAACCACTCCGACGTGAAATGCCCACCGGTCCCGGCACCGCAGCCGGACACCGCGCTCGCATCGGCCGCCAAGGCCAGTTCAGGCGCTAGCGCGCTTCGTCAGGAGCTCAGATCCACGGTAGGGCCGAGCGTTCGGTCCAGTATTCCTCGGGCTGCTGGGTGA
- a CDS encoding aldo/keto reductase has product MASIGLGLAALGRPGYINLGHDEDLPPGRAVEDLRARTHELLEQAWQAGVRYFDAARSYGLAEKFLGEWLTPERRAQLTIGSKWGYTYVGEWRQDAATHEVKDHGLATFERQWPETLQALGGPPDFYLVHSLTADSPALDDKRLLDRLGELADSGVRVGLSTSGPRQAETLRKAVDLGTPFSAVQATWNVLEPSVGPALAEAHEAGWFVVVKEAVANGRLTSHAGETPFNAFAHQHGVAPDALAIGAAVAQPWADIVLSGATTASQLASNLAYRLDGPLTEFTQQPEEYWTERSALPWI; this is encoded by the coding sequence ATGGCGAGTATCGGTCTTGGGCTGGCGGCGTTGGGGCGTCCGGGGTACATCAACCTCGGGCACGACGAGGATCTCCCGCCGGGGCGTGCGGTCGAGGACCTGCGGGCCCGCACGCACGAGTTGCTGGAGCAGGCTTGGCAGGCCGGTGTTCGGTACTTCGACGCCGCCCGTTCGTACGGTCTTGCCGAGAAGTTCCTCGGGGAGTGGCTGACGCCGGAGCGGCGCGCTCAGCTCACCATCGGCTCGAAGTGGGGCTACACGTACGTCGGCGAGTGGCGGCAGGACGCGGCGACGCACGAGGTGAAGGACCACGGCCTCGCCACCTTCGAACGGCAGTGGCCGGAGACCCTTCAAGCGCTTGGTGGGCCGCCGGACTTCTACCTGGTCCACAGCCTGACGGCCGACAGTCCCGCGCTCGACGACAAGCGTTTGCTCGACCGTCTCGGCGAGCTCGCCGACTCAGGGGTGCGCGTCGGCCTCTCCACCAGCGGACCACGCCAGGCCGAGACTCTCCGCAAGGCAGTCGACCTGGGTACGCCGTTCTCGGCCGTCCAGGCGACCTGGAACGTCCTGGAGCCCTCCGTAGGCCCCGCCCTCGCCGAGGCGCACGAAGCCGGCTGGTTCGTCGTCGTCAAGGAGGCAGTCGCGAACGGGCGCCTCACCAGCCACGCCGGTGAGACGCCCTTCAACGCATTCGCGCACCAGCACGGAGTCGCTCCCGACGCGCTGGCGATCGGCGCAGCTGTGGCTCAACCTTGGGCCGACATAGTCCTCAGTGGAGCCACGACTGCTTCCCAACTGGCGAGCAACCTCGCCTATCGACTTGACGGACCCCTGACCGAGTTCACCCAGCAGCCCGAGGAATACTGGACCGAACGCTCGGCCCTACCGTGGATCTGA
- a CDS encoding histone H1-like repetitive region-containing protein: MPAKKAAAGKATAKKASPAKKTVAKKAPAKRTTTARKVSAVKKTATKKVSAAKKTAAKKTVAKKAPAKKTTAKKAVAKKAPAKKVTARKTVAKKAPAKRATAAKKTTAAKKTTAKRTTAAKKTTAKKTVARKTVAKKAPARKTAAKKVAAKKAPVKAAAKKAPAKRVAAKKTAVRKTAAKKAPARKTAARRVAR, from the coding sequence GTGCCAGCCAAGAAGGCAGCCGCAGGGAAGGCGACAGCCAAAAAGGCTTCTCCCGCCAAGAAGACTGTCGCGAAGAAGGCCCCGGCGAAGCGGACGACAACCGCGCGCAAGGTCAGCGCAGTAAAGAAGACAGCGACGAAGAAGGTGAGTGCGGCCAAGAAGACCGCCGCTAAGAAGACGGTGGCGAAGAAGGCCCCGGCCAAGAAGACCACCGCCAAGAAGGCCGTAGCGAAGAAGGCCCCGGCGAAGAAGGTCACGGCCCGCAAGACCGTTGCGAAGAAGGCGCCGGCGAAGCGGGCGACCGCTGCCAAGAAGACAACGGCCGCGAAGAAGACGACGGCCAAGCGCACGACCGCCGCCAAGAAGACGACGGCGAAGAAGACCGTCGCGCGCAAGACGGTTGCGAAGAAGGCTCCGGCCCGCAAGACCGCCGCCAAGAAGGTTGCCGCCAAGAAGGCACCGGTGAAGGCCGCTGCCAAGAAGGCACCCGCGAAGCGCGTCGCGGCGAAGAAGACGGCGGTCCGGAAGACCGCCGCGAAGAAGGCCCCGGCCCGTAAGACCGCGGCTCGGCGGGTAGCCCGCTGA
- the panB gene encoding 3-methyl-2-oxobutanoate hydroxymethyltransferase → MVDNFLSAGTSDDDEELPSPYGTGPKNRTTEEQRRSDYDNDTWRDRGSGLDPSPSLPNAPRTYERGPVPQQPYVPKPPYLPTAPPPSQHQPRQQPPQQPPQRPEYYGDAREESYERPGYQEQSPFRPQQPPAQQTPQAPQPPQQGRPSPFGPGSNGRAPQPGAPGQPGGQAPRPPALPQSSNGVSQRPPHASNGSANWSGQAPQPSPTPQPHSPAQSNGLSNGHSNGISNGVTPSNGLSNGLGPQQQPRQAPPAQPQEPARAPEAAQLQEPRQEQSPRPEPAARQEQSPHEQRARRELAALQEQLARQDREQASRHEQEPAPRPEQAARPEQAARPEQAARPEQAARPEQAARPEQAARRDETPRQSQAPRREDAARQEQAPRPAPAPAPATPMDTQTITAYMPEMIEGYPQDQARDNGYLSDPSAEYESNAPVSEEPDGQRPAGARRRANVQQDAPSQIEAEPVSSHRAARRAQVSASTAAGPDGPSATSGDQPPQGGSSDPAKRPRRYRVHHLRDFKNRGEKWAMLTAYDQYTAEIFDQAGIPVLLVGDSAANNVFGYDTTLRVTVDELIPLARAVAGAVERALVVADLPFGSYQASPEQAFHTAVRFMKEAGVHAVKLEGGRNMVPMVEKLTQSGIPVMAHIGFTPQSEHSIGGYRVQGRGDQAAGLIDDAVALAEAGAFSVVLEMVPGDVAAEITKRVPIPTIGIGAGRDTDAQVLVWQDMAGLRAGTMPRFVKQYADLRGILTTAAATYAAEVASGAFPGDEHTF, encoded by the coding sequence ATGGTTGACAACTTCCTGTCGGCCGGTACCTCAGACGACGACGAGGAGTTGCCGTCGCCGTACGGGACCGGACCGAAGAATCGGACAACCGAGGAGCAGCGCCGCTCGGACTACGACAACGACACCTGGCGGGACCGTGGCTCAGGTCTCGACCCGTCGCCGTCCTTGCCGAACGCACCACGGACGTACGAGCGCGGCCCGGTGCCGCAGCAGCCGTACGTGCCGAAGCCGCCGTACCTGCCGACCGCTCCGCCGCCGTCACAGCACCAGCCGCGGCAGCAACCGCCGCAGCAGCCGCCGCAACGGCCGGAGTACTACGGCGATGCGCGCGAGGAGTCGTACGAGCGGCCCGGGTACCAGGAGCAGAGTCCGTTCCGGCCGCAGCAGCCGCCGGCGCAGCAGACCCCGCAAGCACCGCAGCCGCCGCAGCAAGGGCGGCCTAGTCCGTTCGGTCCGGGGAGCAACGGCCGAGCACCGCAGCCCGGTGCACCGGGTCAGCCCGGTGGGCAGGCACCGCGTCCGCCGGCTCTGCCGCAGTCGAGCAACGGAGTGAGTCAGCGGCCGCCGCACGCGTCGAACGGCAGTGCCAACTGGAGTGGACAGGCACCGCAGCCCTCCCCCACACCGCAGCCGCACTCACCGGCCCAGAGCAACGGATTGAGCAACGGGCACAGTAACGGGATCAGCAATGGCGTCACCCCGAGCAATGGGTTGAGCAACGGCCTCGGGCCGCAGCAGCAACCGCGGCAGGCGCCACCTGCCCAGCCCCAGGAGCCGGCGCGCGCACCGGAAGCTGCACAACTACAGGAGCCACGCCAAGAGCAGTCACCACGTCCGGAGCCGGCGGCACGGCAGGAGCAGTCGCCACACGAGCAGAGGGCTCGGCGAGAGCTCGCCGCGTTGCAAGAGCAGCTGGCGCGTCAGGACAGGGAGCAGGCCTCGCGACACGAGCAGGAGCCCGCACCGCGGCCGGAGCAGGCGGCTCGACCGGAGCAGGCCGCTCGGCCGGAGCAGGCCGCTCGGCCGGAGCAGGCCGCTCGGCCGGAGCAGGCCGCTCGGCCGGAGCAGGCCGCTCGACGAGACGAAACTCCGCGGCAGAGTCAGGCGCCGAGGCGCGAGGACGCTGCGAGGCAGGAGCAGGCTCCGCGCCCGGCACCTGCGCCTGCGCCTGCGACGCCCATGGACACACAGACGATCACGGCGTACATGCCGGAGATGATCGAGGGGTATCCGCAGGACCAGGCGCGGGACAACGGGTATCTGTCGGACCCGAGCGCGGAGTACGAGAGCAACGCGCCGGTCAGTGAAGAGCCGGACGGGCAGCGTCCGGCCGGAGCGCGTCGACGGGCGAACGTCCAGCAGGATGCGCCGAGTCAGATCGAGGCCGAGCCGGTCTCGTCGCATCGTGCGGCGCGTCGCGCGCAGGTGTCCGCGAGCACCGCGGCCGGGCCCGACGGTCCGTCCGCGACGAGCGGCGACCAACCGCCTCAAGGCGGCTCGAGCGACCCGGCCAAGCGCCCGCGGCGGTACCGCGTCCACCATCTGCGCGACTTCAAGAACCGCGGCGAGAAGTGGGCGATGCTGACGGCGTACGACCAGTACACCGCCGAGATCTTCGACCAGGCAGGCATTCCGGTACTGCTCGTCGGCGACTCCGCCGCGAACAACGTCTTCGGGTACGACACGACCCTGCGGGTCACCGTCGACGAACTGATCCCGTTGGCACGTGCGGTCGCCGGTGCGGTCGAGCGGGCGCTCGTCGTCGCCGACCTGCCGTTCGGTTCGTACCAGGCGTCGCCGGAGCAGGCGTTCCACACCGCCGTACGGTTCATGAAGGAAGCCGGTGTGCACGCGGTCAAGCTCGAGGGCGGCCGGAACATGGTGCCGATGGTCGAGAAGCTGACGCAGTCCGGCATCCCGGTGATGGCGCATATCGGCTTCACGCCGCAGAGCGAGCACAGCATCGGCGGGTACCGCGTCCAGGGTCGCGGCGATCAGGCCGCCGGTCTGATCGACGACGCCGTCGCGCTGGCCGAGGCCGGTGCGTTCTCGGTCGTCCTGGAGATGGTTCCCGGCGATGTCGCCGCCGAGATCACCAAACGCGTCCCGATCCCGACCATCGGCATCGGCGCCGGCCGGGACACCGACGCGCAGGTGCTCGTCTGGCAGGACATGGCCGGGCTCCGCGCCGGCACCATGCCCCGCTTCGTCAAGCAGTACGCCGACCTTCGGGGCATCCTCACGACCGCAGCCGCAACCTACGCAGCCGAGGTCGCCTCCGGCGCCTTCCCAGGAGACGAACACACCTTCTAG